One window from the genome of Glycine soja cultivar W05 chromosome 12, ASM419377v2, whole genome shotgun sequence encodes:
- the LOC114378570 gene encoding protein DETOXIFICATION 18-like isoform X1, which produces MLGIYLQGSCIISLIFSIIISIIWFYTEPILVLLHQSPDIARTAALYMKFLIPGVFAYSFLQNISRFLQTQSVVMPLVALSALPLLIHIGIAYGLVQWPGLSFAGMARIFNAFIPLRIYKHETGPALCCNVWSIGLLVLVFLAGLLPDSQITTSLIAICLNTQFIAHMVPVGLGAAERLVGRTHSPLLALLHFF; this is translated from the exons ATGCTGGGAATTTACCTACAAGGCTCTTGCATCATATCTCTTATTTTTTCAATCATTATATCCATTATTTGGTTCTATACAGAGCCCATCCTAGTGTTACTTCATCAATCTCCCGACATTGCAAGAACAGCTGCACTTTATATGAAGTTTCTTATCCCGGGAGTGTTTGCATATAGCTTCTTGCAAAATATCTCGAGGTTTCTCCAGACACAATCTGTGGTAATGCCATTGGTTGCACTCTCAGCTCTTCCACTGTTGATCCATATTGGTATTGCATATGGCTTGGTTCAGTGGCCAGGTCTGAGTTTTGCAG GCATGGCAAGGATTTTCAATGCATTCATTCCATTACGTATTTACAAACATGAAACTGGCCCTGCCCTCTGCTGCAATG TTTGGAGTATTGggcttttggttttggttttcttGGCTGGACTGTTGCCTGACTCTCAGATAACAACTTCGTTGATTGCAATATG TTTAAACACTCAATTCATAGCGCACATGGTCCCTGTTGGTCTCGGTGCGGCTGAAAGGTTAGTTGGTCGAACACATTCTCCTTTGCTTGCATTGTTGCATTTCTTCTGA
- the LOC114378570 gene encoding protein DETOXIFICATION 18-like isoform X2 produces the protein MLGIYLQGSCIISLIFSIIISIIWFYTEPILVLLHQSPDIARTAALYMKFLIPGVFAYSFLQNISRFLQTQSVVMPLVALSALPLLIHIGIAYGLVQWPGLSFAGMARIFNAFIPLRIYKHETGPALCCNVWSIGLLVLVFLAGLLPDSQITTSLIAICLNTQFIAHMVPVGLGAAESSVKLGHSSFS, from the exons ATGCTGGGAATTTACCTACAAGGCTCTTGCATCATATCTCTTATTTTTTCAATCATTATATCCATTATTTGGTTCTATACAGAGCCCATCCTAGTGTTACTTCATCAATCTCCCGACATTGCAAGAACAGCTGCACTTTATATGAAGTTTCTTATCCCGGGAGTGTTTGCATATAGCTTCTTGCAAAATATCTCGAGGTTTCTCCAGACACAATCTGTGGTAATGCCATTGGTTGCACTCTCAGCTCTTCCACTGTTGATCCATATTGGTATTGCATATGGCTTGGTTCAGTGGCCAGGTCTGAGTTTTGCAG GCATGGCAAGGATTTTCAATGCATTCATTCCATTACGTATTTACAAACATGAAACTGGCCCTGCCCTCTGCTGCAATG TTTGGAGTATTGggcttttggttttggttttcttGGCTGGACTGTTGCCTGACTCTCAGATAACAACTTCGTTGATTGCAATATG TTTAAACACTCAATTCATAGCGCACATGGTCCCTGTTGGTCTCGGTGCGGCTGAAAG CTCTGTCAAGTTGGGACACTCTTCCTTTTCTTAA